One genomic segment of Ipomoea triloba cultivar NCNSP0323 chromosome 9, ASM357664v1 includes these proteins:
- the LOC116028617 gene encoding NAC domain-containing protein 71-like: MRGASLPPGFRFHPTDDELIGYYLKRKTEGLEIELEVIPVVDLYKFDPWELPEKSFLPNRDMEWFFFCPRDKKYPNGSRTNRATKSGYWKATGKDRKVVCKPSTVGYRKTLVFYRGRAPLGDRSDWVMHEYRISDYDSQGNPIFQGQFVLCRVIKRNDVSFKTINARGETSEKVRCNSSNGDISSVPDEPIVISGNVSTQTTCKTTESNYSIPVPSSPYKTSQLGDYEFHVHPSSSSLLISPDMILNSSKDYRHQGQHTFGYYPQYGFSNSTLWQPYENPELSSSSSYSSIRPEVELSDDLTRYGCTSAYSAQGSYIGFYGSEGASDQGYDQSILLTNPNLF, encoded by the exons ATGAGAGGAGCATCATTGCCTCCAGGGTTTCGGTTCCACCCAACCGACGATGAGTTGATTGGATATTATCTCAAGAGAAAGACTGAAGGACTAGAAATTGAACTGGAAGTCATTCCTGTAGTAGACTTGTACAAATTTGATCCATGGGAGCTGCCAG AAAAATCATTCCTGCCAAACCGTGACATGGAGTGGTTCTTCTTCTGCCCTCGGGATAAGAAGTATCCTAATGGCTCTCGAACCAACAGAGCAACTAAATCTGGGTACTGGAAAGCCACAGGGAAAGATAGGAAAGTAGTCTGCAAGCCTTCAACTGTTGGATACAGGAAAACACTGGTCTTTTATCGTGGAAGAGCTCCTCTTGGGGATAGATCCGATTGGGTGATGCATGAGTATCGTATCAGTGATTATGATTCTCAGGGAAATCCAATCTTTCAG GGGCAATTTGTCCTTTGTCGGGTCATCAAGAGAAATGATGTTTCGTTCAAGACAATCAATGCTCGTGGCGAAACATCGGAGAAGGTCAGATGCAATTCAAGCAATGGAGATATCTCATCAGTTCCAGATGAACCGATAGTCATTTCTGGCAACGTCTCAACTCAAACCACGTGCAAGACCACCGAGAGTAATTACTCAATACCTGTACCTTCTTCTCCCTACAAGACATCACAATTGGGGGACTATGAGTTTCATGTGCACCCTAGTTCTTCTAGCCTCTTGATATCTCCTGACATGATTCTTAACTCCTCAAAG GATTATCGTCATCAGGGGCAGCACACTTTTGGATACTACCCACAGTACGGCTTCTCAAACTCAACCCTATGGCAGCCATATGAAAACCCCGAGCTCTCATCAAGTTCATCTTACTCGAGCATTAGACCGGAAGTTGAACTTTCGGATGATCTAACTAGATATGGCTGTACGTCTGCATATTCAGCTCAGGGAAGCTACATTGGCTTTTATGGCAGCGAAGGCGCATCAGACCAAGGTTATGACCAGAGCATCTTGTTAACAAATCCAAATCTCTTctga